The Solanum lycopersicum chromosome 8, SLM_r2.1 DNA segment CTTGCTCTTTTAATATCCAAAATTGTTCTCAATAGAAGATAGAAGGTActcaatgaaatatttaaattgtgTTTAAAACGAACCTAACAccattttatcaaaaaaactTGAGTTTTTCAAACATTTAAATTACCAAGTTACATAAGGAAAGGTCGATCACCAAAGGATGTGATGggatatatgaaaattttttacTCCTTAAGTTTagaattagatattttaaattcaaacttctaAAAATTGAATGtgttttatgtttaatttttttcacgcaatataaatttaaattaatcgaatCAGCGATGAAGTATATATACTTCCATTATCTATCCCAATCCATACATGGTCCCATTTTGCCCTTGTATTAGCCTAACAAGGAGGATAACTCCACTTGTGGCTTGCCACTCATTTCAAAATACACAAGATTTAAGGCTACCCTTTACATTCATTAGGTCACTTCTCTatctacatattttttttttcctcatcCACCATTCAGTTTATACGAtagattttgattaaaaatttcaCGTTATAATAAAAACGTCTTTTAATAAAAACgatttcatattcaaaactcGAACTCGATATCTCTGGtgaagaataaaaaatgtatttactGCTCCACCACAATCCTCGTTGGTTTTATATGTATGATTGCTAACATGTTATGTATATCATTTGGACTCTCAAACTTTAGGGATGAGGCTTTCATTTTCCACCATTCAATGTTagataatatataaagtatataCTATATAGTAATATCAAAATCTTTCCCTTTGTTGAcacattgataaaaaaaaaatggctCTGAGAATGTGGGCTTCTTCAACAGCCAATGCACTTAGAGTCTCTTCTACTGTTTCAAGAACCAATTTTTCACTCTCTAGATGTTTTTCTACTGGTAAATTTTTTCAACTTATTGCTATGTTTATAGGAATGTTTACACAAATAACTCGTTGCAGAGATGGAGTAAGAATTTttagtttatgaattttgaagtACTATTCATTTTTACTTACTATGTTCTAAATATAGATTATTTCTAGTTTGTTACATGGTGTTATTTTTGGCTCTGTTGAACTAGAATTTTGCATTGTGGTGACGTTtactaaccgatatacatatattatacactgttatacacatattatacatccgttgattatttttttatattggaTGTATTGCAATTTGTAGTTCTTGAAGGGCTGAAGTATGCATCTTCACATGAATGGGTAAAGCATGAGGGGTCAGTGGCAACAATTGGAATAACTGACCATGCTCAGGTTTTTCTTTGACTCGTAAtacttttcgtatagtttttttttttttaataatcgtGAAATCCGCGAGGGTTTGAATGAGATAATCAGAGGCAGGGTCAAGATTTGAACTTTATCAGATGTGTGATAATTTGATTCTGAATTTAATCTTTATACAAATATAGGGTTTGAACTAAAGTTAATGAGTTTGACCGAAGCTTTAAGTGACCTTCTAGCTCTTATCTCAGGTCAAGTAACCTACAATTTGAAACTCGGTGAATAATGGGCGCCCCTCTACCCTTCTGTGCGGTAGACTTACATATAGTTCTTTATTGAATGTTGGTTGTATGTTAATCAATTGGTGACATTTTCACAGATTAAAACATAACTATTAGGTAACGGGGCTTAAAAAGTGCGGGATAAGTAATGTAGAAAATAAGACAGATTATCTGCTATAACATGTTATAGTACATTGATAGAGTAAAAATTCTTTACAATATCCGTCGGTGCATATGAAATTTGATGGATGTTTTCAGGATCATTTGGGAGAAGTGGTGTTTGTTGATTTGCCAGATAGTGGTACTTCTGTTTCACATGGAAGTAGCTTTGGAGCTGTTGAAAGTGTGAAAGCCACCAGTGACATTAACTCTCCGATCTCAGGCGAGATCGTTGAGGTCAACACAAAGCTCAGTGAAACACCTGGTTTGGTAAAATGTCTACTAActcatatgtatatattccaacaacttcattttctatgttgttcGAACTCTTCAAAATGTTAACTTGAGTGCACGTTAGATCCTCTAAAAGTAGTGTATATTTGGaaagtccgagcaacataggttTAAAACTTGAAATGTCAGTTTCCTGATTATGATTTTTCACCTTCAATGTTACTAATTGATATTCCAAGTATACTTTTTGTGTCTGTCCTTCGTTTTTTTCATCTAGTTGAAATCTACgttgctcagactcttcaaaaacGCCTCCTATACGtgttggatcctccaaaagtaaTGCAGTCTGGAGGATCCGACAAGGGTGAGGCAACGTTTTTCGGAAGTGTGAGCAACATAGGTTGAAAACTTTGAAAAGTCAGTTTCCTTGTGATTTTTCACCTTCTGTAATCAAGGTCAATATTTTACTATCTGATATATATTTCAAGTACTTCTTGTGTctttccttcatttttcatctaGGTGAAATCTGTgctgctcggactcttcaaaaatgttacTAGATGTgtgtcggatcctccaaaagtagtgtataTTTGGAGGATACGACAAGGATGAGACAGCATTTTTTGGAAAGTCCGAGCAACATCTATAGGCTGAAAACTTAGAAATGACATATTCCTGATGATTTTTCaatgtttctttttttcacCTTATGCAATGAAGATCAACTCGAGCCCTTATGAAGACGGATGGATGATCAAAGTGAAGCCGAGCAATCCATCAGAGCTCGAATCTCTGATGGGGGCAAAAGAGTACACGAAATTATGCGATGAAGAGGAAATTCATTGAAACTTGAAGGTGATTTTGAATTCACTTTTTAGACTAACATTTGCTGAGATATTGTAATGAAACTTTCTTGTCAGTTgttaaaatttcacaaaaataaataataagatctttttttttcattgccTCAGTAGTAGAATTGTGATTCGAGTATTTcgatttcatgatattttaatCTTCCAATTCTTTCTAGTACTTTTCGCCACGTTAAAGTTGATCTACAGATAGAATTTTGACTGTTCTGTTCGTAGTTTCCAAAAATGTTGCTGCACCCGTGCCAGATCCTctaaaaatacactacttttgaaGGATCTGACATGCACTAgtcgacatttttgaagagtctgtgaaACATATAGTCAATGTTAAAGGATAATACTAACTTTAATATTGCTCAGAGTTTCCAAAAGTATTGCTGCGGCCATGTCGGGTATTTCAAAAGTACAAtacttttggaggatctgaCATGCACCTGtcgacatttttgaagaatatgagaaacataACTCTGGCCTGAAAGTGTGACTATACACCAAAAGATTTGACCGCGTAATATGAAATTCTTAACTTGAATAACAGGAATGAGTGAAGAGGTTTAAAATCTGCTCGAAAATACAACGAAAACATGACAAGTCTCAACATGATGATGAGATCCTTTTGAGTCTTGCAAGACAATTATCAGTAGGACTAGGAATTGGTAGATATGTCACACTTGTTTTCGGATTAAGACGCTCGAGCCTGCACCAGAACAAGTTCAAAGGCAAGTTATGGactaaaaacaacaaaaataacactATGTGAAGTAGCAGAACTCAATTGTGTGTTAATGTTAGTACCTATAGTTGAGAAGAAAGTAATGAAGAAACACTGAAACTTCAAGCCTAGCCAACTCTGCTCCGGGGCACAATCGAGGTCCTGCTCCAAAGGGAAGAAACGCGCTATATGTCTTCACCTCATCATCCTGCTAAGAATCAAATGTGTTACTTCCTTAGCCTTTAACCATGATCACTTAATCTTCCGTGGCGGATGTAGCTTATTAGCCACGGGGTTCAACTTGAACCTAGTATTTTCGACACAAAACATTAATGTTAagaaacttaaaagttgaaCCAATCAAGTTTAAATCTTGAATCTGTCTCTGCTAATCCTGGTCATCATCCTTCTTAGGGTGTTATCAATGCAAGTCGACTCCAACTTGCTTGGGACTAAGGCGTATTATCGTTGTTTTGTAAAGAAAATTAGTTCAAGGAGCTATTGTTTAGAATACTCACATCCCATCTTGAAGGATTAAATTCTTTAGGGTTCACATGATTGTTAGGATCCAAATTAACTTGCCTTATCCAAGTCAATACCTTCCATCCTTTTGGTATTGTATACCCTATATAGcacaaaaaaaattccatttAGTACATTAGACATTagattttgtcaaaaaaaaaaaaaaaaacttaggcTAAATGAAGGTGAAGACGAGAAAAAAAGGCGAAGGCTTACCATTCATGTTGATTGTCCTTTTCGCGTTTCTATAAATGGCTAAGGTGACATTAGAGCAACGTAGAGTTTCATCGATTACCTTGCATTTGAACACAATTCCATATGTTAAACTTATCGAACTTTCAAAAGGTCTACATTCTCGTATACCATATGTACCTTGCTTAGATACTTCATCTGTATCATCTCATCGTAGCTAAGCTTTTTATCCGAATCAGGATGCCTTCTCTGAACAATTTCCTCTTGTTCCTCCTGAAAACAGAGAATTACTCAAACGTACTCTATAACAATATTTCATTATAACGACAACATTTCACTATAGCATCAAAGGATATCTGGACAAAACGACGTTGTTATAGAGAGGTTTGAACTCGAGTAACAAAAACACGTGTTAGGATTACAAATGACTTGTTATGTTACCTTTGCTTTTTGTAAGAACTCAGGATGTTGTTCTAAGTACATAATTGACCATGCTGCAGTATGAGCAGTAGTTTCATGACCTGCAAACACATAAACGATTAACAAGTCGATGATCTCCTCGTCGTTTAATCTCCTTCCTTCGTCGTCTTCAATGGCCATAATCAAATCTATCATATTGCCCTTTGATCTTGATTCATCCTTCATATTCATCACCTTCCTTTCATCTATTACTGATTGAAATATCTTCACCAGGTTTTCCCTAGCCTAAGTTAACCATCATAAATTAAAGCTTATTACACTCCAGAATTTTCGACGcgaaacataaatttatatgtgAAAAATCATTTAAGTTTCACCAAACACTAAATTTGAATGGATAATTTTAAAAGCACAATGAGTTCAATACTACTACCTCCGTCTCAAATTATCATTCATGTTTCTCTTTTACACGTCCTTTAAGAAAACATTAAGAggtttttgactattttaccCCTCATTTATGTCTTGAGATATAATCTCTCTTCATTATAAACAATAACTACCaaggataaaatgaaaaataaaatcattttgtcTAGGACTTCATGAACttttaaaatgtcaaataaCTTAAGATAGTTGTTTTAAGAGATCACGACAGATCTATAACAGAGATCTAACCAGACAAATTTAAATCTTGAATTCGTCTCTAAACGAgtggataaaaaaaaaagggacatAGCTAGAACTAACCTTGAATGCACTATGATAAGCAAATCCAGGGAGATTGATAGGCAAAGCCAAAAAACCTTtcaaataaatagtataaaccTTTTCAACCATATCTAACCATTGAGGATCAATCTCACTACCAATCATGATTCTTATTATAACTTCAAATGTGGATTTCTTCATTTCACTAAGAAACTCAATTGGTTCATCTTCAATTGCATTCCATTTTTCAAATGAACTCTTCACAACTTCTTCAATTAGACTAAGGTACAATGACAATGCATGTTTGCCTTTTATAGGAGATGTTGTTATTCGACGAAGACGCTTGTGTTCTTGGCTTGTAATTCCATGGAGAGCTTTTCTTCCAATTAGATTTAACACTGATTGAGGCCATCCCAATTCAAAGTTTTCATCATCCATCAAGATTTTCTTGCATACTTGTGGTTTTGTAACAATGATGCTTGGTGTTCCAAACATAAATGCCTTGTACATTCCACCTTGTCCATACCTTAaatgtttcatatttttaaaaccaAATATCAAGAAGGTTAGCACTATAGAAAATTAGAATCAAGAGTTTCGTTAAAGATGATCAAAGATTTAATGGTcgattatcatttttttttgtgaatgcaTAGATGATAGATGGTGATATATAGTTCAGATAGAAAAACACGCAAGATAGAGTAATTTCTAACAATGAAACAAACTCGAATTCTCAAAGCAAACACCTAAACATTAGAATAATTATATTGATAGCCAAATTATAATAACATCTAAAAATCTTGAATTGCAAGGACAAGTGATTAAGGTCTAAGGATAGAGATAAGACCGGAGATGAAAAATTTAGactctaaaaaaaagaaaatgaaagaaacaaacaatttcttcactttttaacTAGTTGTCAAATGGACTTGGATCGCAAATAaaacttttcaatattttactcGGCTCAACAATCTCAACTGGAATCAGTCTTATTTACCTTTTCTAGCCCATAAGCCCTTGTAGGGTTCATAAACAAGGGTACAAATGACTCAAAAAGTATATATAACAAAAGGgtacaacgacaacaacaacatataccGATATGATCCTAATTCTTGCAAGTGGGGCGAAAGGTCAGATGTATACATACCTTAACCCTATCTTTAtgtaatagaaaaattatttctgGTAGACCAATAACTCAAGATAAAGGGTAAAAAGGGGTaaatttttttacccttttttagTAAAAGGAAAGATGATTTAAGGTAGTGAAAATACCTAGAAGTAAAGTAAGAGATAAATGATTCAGGATCACCATATTTGAATGTTGTAAAAAAAGTGAACATATTCCCAATGAATGGCAAGCTCATATCACCTGGAGGTATGTTATAcacttttgaattaaatttgctTGTATAAAACAAGTCATTTGCTCTCTTTAACGAAAAATAAATAGCAAAAATCCCAATTGCAAACGATGTGAAAAAGATTAATCCAAAATCACACACCATTTTTCACTATTTAGGCAAAAACCAAGAAAGGTTTTATAATTTGCATaccaaagaaaaatattttgattcaattgGTTTTATCAAGAATCGTCACATACAAAgcaaataaagataaatatatcaCAGATTCAAATCGTAAAAGtaattactaatatttataCTATGCAGAATAGTCTGGTGAACCCTCGTACTTGTATCGGATTGtattctacccctttttagcctacgtgacactagtttgaaaaaaaagtcaaccatcattgggccTACAAGATAGTGctacgtaggctaaaaaggggtaaaaaattattaataaaataagttcaggaggtaataagaccttagtatagtataagtttgtctttgagatttcgggcataagttgggagggtacttgggcattatcccaaaaaaaatctcaaaaaatgaTAACTAACGaagattctttttattattataataaaataaaaggacgGCAGCTAATTACGTAATTTAATGTTGATAAGGGAACAGGCATTGAATTTTTCATTTGGTATCATTTGccgtttcataaaaaaaaattaattaataaatatatatagagaaaaaaaaattataaagagtATTTTCTTAAACAAGCATTCCGATTAATTATTgatcaaatcaaaattgagTACATCATGAATCAAAGATCTGTCATAAAATTCGAAGCTCGACCTAATTAGTGACATACTAACTCACTCAGATATTTTAACGAAATATTTTAACGAAAGacaaagaaatagaaaaaaagtcACACATAAATACTTTACAATTATGATTAATAACattaaaggtttttttttaagtatagtGTCAttgatgtttatatatatatataaacaaatattaaatttaaaatctaaatattgatatttgaactcgttatttaaaaatttaaagcaGGTGAAATTAAAATTCTTGATTTTGCTTATAGGAATAAGAACAATATTTTGTGATCTAATAAGTAGAGTCTGACGAGGACAAAATAAACACAAATTTTATTCATATCTCATGTGAATAGAAGATAGATTCTTTTTTATGTAACTTCACGACCTTAAAATTCGAGGTCCGTGTCTCGAAAATTGAAGAAAGTACACATGACAAAGATTTCGCTATACAAAATATCTCACATTCCCGCAAGATTCAGGAAAGGGCCACATCCTCTCTTAGAATGTAACATCGGTACCCTCTCATAACACAAATATCAAATGACTAATTTCACGACTGAAGTACTCGAAATCGACATCAATTGCGTCCTGAAATCCTCTGTTCTGTCCCCTAAAGTCGTTATAGAACCATTTAAGATGCAAGTATTCTCCACGATTATTATATCAGGTAGCAAATTCGATATAGCAATGAGCGATTCGCGTGTTACATCGAAAGGAGCTTCATCTATATTAGCCATAAAATGCAGATTCTTCCTCTTGAGTTTGAGTTTTCTAAATGCAATATTACAACACAAAACTATTAGCTTAAAaaaataggttttttttttcaagtttaaagAGGCATGATAAATGATAACAATCACAAGCTACGTTGTttggaatttttaaaaatattatcgtGTCTGTCTGTATCGGATTCTACGAAAGTACATTACTTTTGGAGGATCGGACATTTAAAAGTCCGAGCAATATAAATCAAAAGTACTATTGCAACAGCTAATACTTAACTGGTGCGACGAGCTTGATCCATaatcgaacttgagacctccaacatgaaAGTCTTAAGCTCAAACTACTGAATCACCCCAAAGAATATCGTGATTTTCTTATACATGCTtcctaaaaaatattaatttagggGGGAGTTTTCAATTACTTTGATATTTGAACAATCATAACATTACTCATAATTTccaaggaaagaaaagaaaattaaatcctggaagtaaaaaataaataatattaatagtcaaaaaatatttaaattatcacAAAGTTTCAAAACGCTActatttattattctatttaACAATCTAAACTATTGATCACTTCTTATGtgtttattgtgattattattattatataatacaaaGGAATTAATAGTTTAGATAGATAAAGTAAAtcatgaataattaatatataaaatttaagaaaaataatagtttAAGTGTTTTTCTTAATCAATAACTCGGAAAAaagtaaaagatgaaaaagatctttctcttttctagtctataatttttttaaaaaaaatctgtatttaatattattttgcatTTCTGCAAAAGACTATATTTACATCTTGCATAAATTCATAATCACCTAAAGACAAATTTACCAACTACTCCAAGCCACCTAATAAATttacaaattataataaattacaatttacaaaaccaaataaacaaatcttttatattaaaaaaaaaattcaatgcaaaaacacaaaaaatattgaaagagaagagagaaaaagaggGTGGGTACCTTTAAAAGTAAAAgcgctttttttttttatgagtatattaatatgaattttgtattatGTATTAAATAAGAGATgcttttctattttaattcaatttccTCTAAACTAGATTTATGGATAGCCAATCAAATAAAACCCTATTTTTGGTAAACTTATATACTTTCTTACGAGACATGGAATCTAAACTGATGATATGTAAATAAAAACGGAAGGAGTAGAATATATATACATCCAAAAAAATCTCCCTCcgttcatatttatttatttttgtttgaactAAAACATCTCTTgagaaataataaatgaaatttttatttaattatatatcaaaatcatctaaatattaaaaaaaagaacttgcTTAATAATAAAGTGATGAATtatctcttattttttaaaaatgaacatCTATATTACTGCAtgcataattcacttttaatacatagcAAATTTATCACAGTATTGCTATATATTGACATAGATGGCTATtggttataaataatttgtaaaaaaaaatatacataaatttcatagtgTTAAGGACTAATTACATTTTATCCACTCTTTTCCAAACTACAAAACCCTCCccttaaaattaaagaatttcaGATACATCAGCAGACAGTCGTGATACATTGTTATTTAAGAAACCCGTGAATATATAACTACGAATAATGTAACTGAGAGGCTATGAATGTATCCGAGaggatatttttataatttttttaaatggtaaaaaaattagaaattagagaaaatgtgtattgatataatttttcctaattatttattaaaaattaccCACTCTGCTAATCTTCCTTGTATTTCCACACGTGGGCTTTTCTTAAGCCCATTGGATTTCAACAAAGCTATAATTTGGCCTTTTCTGCCCACATGTGGGCttttatcaacaaaataataatatgggCTTTTCTTGAGATTGAGGACcaaaaaaactcaatacttgATCAAATTATATCGTTTACGATAAAAATTAAGGATCGtatataaatatcaatattttcaaaaataaataaataaagaaaaacatcaTTTCTTTGGTTATAAATTCCTTATTAATTAGTTGATTTTCCATGTCTGCAAGCCATTGTTAAAGTCTAGATTTTTAAGTAATTCATTTGGGGTTAACTTTTGAGATTAATCAAATTCtttaaaaacttgaaaaatcataaattcGTTTTTCTATTCTTCTCAATTTGAATAGTTAAATATCAAGTGAGTCACATGAGGCACCAATATGTAACTTAAGTCACATATTTCTTGATCTAAGCCCTAAGAACAAATTATGATATtgcaattatacaaataaaatttgttacATAAATATCTCTTGTGATATATAAGTGTCGtgtaaccccccccccccccccctcaaccTTTCCTCATgttatttcactttatctattggcaattaaattttatttattagattcgacaagaataataatcattttattaaatatattcttgagcagtttttattttataaatttataaaaaattgtgaaaaagaTGTTTAATTAAAAGTAACAGGCCAAAATCCTGTACCTCCAAATGTGAGTTCCTTCTAATTCtaaactttttattattattttcgtCGAATCTAATagataaaattcaataaatatttgatgGAGATCAAACATATTtacttttacaaaatttaaaagaccAAAACTACTTGAGAGTTTATTCAAGGAActatttttaaacttttgatCAACACATGAGGgaatatttttgtcattttctctttattgttatcattattccTCCCTTGCACTTTTACTTTGTTTATCTTGAAAACTATGCattttttcttacaaaataataattaatatgagtATTTTGTTCAAACAcatattaattgatgattaGTCTTATGCCTtagaaaaataagtaattaatacgaaaagtaaaatatataaaaaagaaatttcttcATATACTAAAAGTGACGAcacttttataataataaataagtaaaagcgaacaaatcaaatattactattttttgcTAGACACAATTGAAGTTGTCTCTTGAAACACACGAAGCACTGCCTCAAATTGAaaccaaactttttttttttttaattcatgacagaatcaagaaaattttaattagactTGAGAAGCAATAACAATAGCTATTACAAAAATTGTTAGGCCAATTGTGTGGAACAACtttcataaaaatagaaaaaaagtatTGAGACAAAAAAAAGTTGGATTACTAGATCTTTAGTTATATATGATTGGAAAatgatatttgtattgtattatataagTGAGTAATATACATGTATATCCATTAAGTACTATAATAATTAATGGCTTTGTGGTTTATCtccaatattttcttatatattataACACTTAAAAAAGGATGATgtaacaaataaagaaaagtcTCACTTAATGGAATgtggaaaaagaaaatcatttctGAAAATTGTAACAGTATTTTTCTATAACAATCGTCTTATATAATGacatttcattataacaatcaatttttctttaaaattaagttttcattttattttacattataatGTAACATATTTGCTAAAGTAAACATAAAGATATCAGAACAAACAACATTGATCtctcaacaaaaaataatatatccaatttataataataattgtctcacTTTCTAATAAGGAGTCGTTGATTGTTATATGTCTTACTTCGAATCTGTTTTTTTGAGTTAAGAGTCTATCATaaacaatataagtaaatgtgtattattattattttgttgtgttGTCAGATATATAAATTAACTTACATTCTATCCTACGttatttcatttgatgatattacaatataagtaatgtttgttattattattttgttgtgttttcaaatatataaatattactcACTAACAATCTTTATCTATTTAAAAACTTGTTTATTCAAATATAAGGATCATGTGGATAGAGAGATAGAAACATagtttctaattctttttattaattaaatgtaGATTGATAACTCATGATCTTTTGTTTAACTTCTAATCAATAATAGCATGCTAAGGGTTAAGATAGatttcttaaataattttaagtattataATTCATTCATGAGATTTTAAGATAAGCTTGGATTGATATATTATAATCCAACAAAAGAGGGAGAAGGAAAAACGAAAAATCTCAGTAGCTATTATGGCAAAATCTTTCCattaataaatctttttttgtattaataaattgtaaaaagggtaaagttatgtaccaaattAGAAATgcaattaataatatttttgttaaaaaaatgtactaaagttgaaattttgaaaatatttatcaaggTGATGAACATGTTaactctttatttatatataaatataatataatgttaaaCTAGTAGCCAGCTCATAATCcattatatatagagagagatgCAATTTGACCTAATTTTTGTTTCTcatcaaaataattcaaaattaatggaGATCCtagcaataatattttaacaCTTGCATATTAATCACACGcaataaaattgtatttcaatattaaaatatatttcaaatcattttacgataatatattcaatataattatgtAAGTATAATATGAAGAGATGATATATATGTAaactttattttgattatataaaaataaaaaagataattttcaaaagataatCTTCGATATTAGTTGAAGGAATATGCTGTTGTCTTTTTATAAGATATTTGATTATTCTCACTTTACAagtaaattatgataattgaattatatataagatattccttttaatattttatgtatttgagtcagatttattttgctttttgaTTTGTGTTAGTACATATTTTCTAGATACCCCACTTTAAGCTATCGTTAACATGTAATTCTTTATCGAAaagaaaaatttagatattgaaatttataaatttttatcgttattttaaattaatataaaatattatttgagttcacaattaattaaaaaaattatgagattgtgaaaagtaa contains these protein-coding regions:
- the ADH11A4A gene encoding glycine cleavage system H protein, mitochondrial isoform X1; amino-acid sequence: MALRMWASSTANALRVSSTVSRTNFSLSRCFSTVLEGLKYASSHEWVKHEGSVATIGITDHAQDHLGEVVFVDLPDSGTSVSHGSSFGAVESVKATSDINSPISGEIVEVNTKLSETPGLVKCLLTHISTRALMKTDG
- the ADH11A4A gene encoding glycine cleavage system H protein, mitochondrial, yielding MALRMWASSTANALRVSSTVSRTNFSLSRCFSTVLEGLKYASSHEWVKHEGSVATIGITDHAQDHLGEVVFVDLPDSGTSVSHGSSFGAVESVKATSDINSPISGEIVEVNTKLSETPGLINSSPYEDGWMIKVKPSNPSELESLMGAKEYTKLCDEEEIH
- the LOC104648607 gene encoding beta-amyrin 11-oxidase-like — protein: MNMKDESRSKGNMIDLIMAIEDDEGRRLNDEEIIDLLIVYVFAGHETTAHTAAWSIMYLEQHPEFLQKAKEEQEEIVQRRHPDSDKKLSYDEMIQMKYLSKVIDETLRCSNVTLAIYRNAKRTINMNGYTIPKGWKVLTWIRQVNLDPNNHVNPKEFNPSRWDDDEVKTYSAFLPFGAGPRLCPGAELARLEVSVFLHYFLLNYRLERLNPKTSVTYLPIPSPTDNCLARLKRISSSC
- the LOC104648627 gene encoding ent-kaurenoic acid oxidase 2-like, giving the protein MKHLRYGQGGMYKAFMFGTPSIIVTKPQVCKKILMDDENFELGWPQSVLNLIGRKALHGITSQEHKRLRRITTSPIKGKHALSLYLSLIEEVVKSSFEKWNAIEDEPIEFLSEMKKSTFEVIIRIMIGSEIDPQWLDMVEKVYTIYLKGFLALPINLPGFAYHSAFKICRDLLKQLS